In Mycolicibacterium aubagnense, the DNA window GGGGACCGCGACCGCGGCGACCTCTCTGAGGCCGGCGGCCCGCAGGTAATCCGGATAGCCCGGCCGAAAATCCGTCGCGGCGACAACATGGTTCTCGGCCGCGAAGGTGTCCCGGGGCTGGATCGGCGGGATGGGCTTGACGGGATTGCCCGGAGCGCCCGGCGATACGTCACGCGGCACCGAATCCGTAGCTGCCGCAAAGGTTTTCGGGACCAGAGGCGCGACGCGGGGGATGCCCCGGTTGTCGAGTGGCACCTGAGTGATGGGCATGCCCGGGGTGTACTGCAGGAACGGCAGAGCCGAGGCGGCCGACGCCAATCCGCGGACGGTGCTCTCGATCGGGTTGATCAGGGCATCGGCGAACGCCGGCAGCGCCGCGAGGCCTGGAATCGGCACCGCGTCGACGACGGTGGGGATGGTGGTCTTGACCAGGTCGAGCGCCGTCAGCGGAATCTGGGCGGCGGCCAGCGGGAGTTGCGCCAGCGGGGCCTGGGGAGTGGCCGCGACGTTGCTGTTCGTGGTGGTGCTCTGCGAGCTCGGGGACTGGCCGGCCGGGGGCTGTGCCGACACGCTCACCTGGGCTGGAGTCGAAGAACCCGTGGTCGACGAGGTGCCGGGCCCGATCGCCGGTGCGTTCTTGGGAGCACTGGGCTTGGTGCCGGGCGCGACGCCGCCGACCACCGGCAAGTTGTTCAGCACGTCAGTTGGGTGCTGGATGATTCGCGTGAACTGGCCGACCATGCCGCCCAACAGGTTTGGTGCGCTCCACGACGAGGCGCCGCCCGTGGGGGAGCCTGTGGTCGACGTCGGGCCGGTGGGCGTTGAACCAGTGGTCGACGACCCCGTGGATGTGCTGCCGCCGGTGTTGGGGGTTCCGGTGCCAGTCGTGGTGCTGCCGCCGGATGCGCCCGTGCTGCCTGTTGTCGAGCTGCCTGAGGCACCACCCGTGGAGCCGCCACTGTCGGGGTCGGCCAATGCCACGACGGCTTCGGGACCCAACGCCAGCAAGCCGGCTGTGAGGAGGCTGGAGGCGGCGAGCAGCCGAGCGTGGGGCATCACGCGGAGATCACCTCCCCTTTTCTGACCACAGTGCAGTATGTCACACCGGTCTGACCATTAGCTATGGACAAATAACGCGCTACGCGAACGTCAATTGACGCACGGTACCCCGTCGCCGCTCAGCGGCTTTCCCTGGTCGGGCGCGGCTTCGTCGGACGATTTGGTCACCGCCGCATTCGTGGCCGAGACGTCGGAAATCGCACTCGGCGGGTCGTAGTCGTTGCCCAGAATGACCCTGATTCGGCCGGGGGCCTCCTGGTCGCTCGATCGCGGCGCCGCGGTGATGGCCAACTGGCTGGCCAGTTGTTTGGCGTCGGCCTCTGCACCCGGTCCGTAGTCGATCTGGGTGGCGGTGGGTTCTCCGGCCTGCGCGCTGCGGACGTCGCCGGTGGAGAAGCCGTGCGCGGACAGTGCCGCCGCAACCATGGCCGCCAGGCCCGTCATGTCGCCGCCGTTGATCACGTCGACGGTGCTGGTCGGCGCCGCGGGCGTGGTCGAGGCGGCCTTGTCGTCCGAGAAGGCGGCAGACACGGTGGACCGGATCGCGGCGGAATCGACGATGTTCACGGACTGGCCGTTGACGTTGTCGTAGCGCAGCACCGGCAGGGTCTGGAACTCGATGTTGGAACCAGAGATCGAGCCGAGGCGCCGGAACACGTCGTTGGTCCAGCCGCTGGACAGCACGATGTCCTTGCGGGCCACCGACATCAGGTTCGAGAACTTGCCGATGTCGCCGAACACGCCACCGCTCTGCAGCTTGTGCATGACCGACGCGAGGAAGGCCTGCTGGCGGTGGGTCCGGTCGAGGTCGCCGTTGTCGAGGTTGTGCCGCTGGCGGACGAACGCCAGCGCCTGGGACGGATTCAGGGTCTGCTTGCCGGCGGGAAAGTCGGCGCCCGAGTACTCGTCGTCCTGGACGGCGTTGTTCAGGCAGACGTCGACGCCGCCCAGTGCCGAGGTCAGGTCGTAGAAGCCGGAGAGGCTGACCTCCGCGAAATAGTTGACTTTCACGCCGGTGAGGTCGCGCACGGCGGCAATAGTGGCGCTGCGACCGGCCTCGCGGCCTTGGGATTCGAGCTCGTGCTGGTCGGTGATGCCCTCGTCGTTCAGTTTCTGGGCGAACTCGGCCTTCTTCAGGCCGTACGCCTCTTTGATCTTGATGTGGCTGTAGCCGGAGATGTCGTCGACGGGCACGTAATCGTCGCGGGGGATCGAGAAGGCGACCACGTGGTTGTCGGGGGTGACGTGCACGAGGATCAGGGTGTTGGTGTTGTAACCGCCGCTGTCGGAGTCGCCGGCGTGCAGCTGGTCCAGCAGCTCCTGCGGCAGCTCGTTGCCGTCTTGATCGCGGCGGGAATCCAGTCCGATCAGCAGGATGTTCATGGAGCCGTTGACGTTTCCGGTCCCTGGCAGGTCGATGCCGAGAGCGTGCGAGATGGTGAAGCCGCTGATGACGCCGTGCGCGATCCACCAGCCGACGCCGGTCAGGGCCAGCGCGAACGTCGATACCAGAGCGACTAGAAACCGCATGCGGGGCGCGGTCCTCCCGTGGCGGCACGCCTGTCGTGCATCGGGTCTCCCTGGGTGGTGCTGCGCCGGATCAGCCGATTGCGCAGGCGAAATGGTGGCGTAAGCGTACAAGTCGAAACTGGCGTGAGGCTGTAGGCGAACCGGCGATCCGGCAACCTCTACGCGGACGGTATTGACGCCTATTTCAATTTGTGCCCAAAGGTGCTAATGGGGCAATTGTGACTAATGGTGTTATTGAGTTGAAGCCCCAGTAAGAAAAGGAGACAGAATTTCAGTCCGGTCTCAGAGATCAACGTAGCGAAACGCATAGGGTTCGAACGGTTATCGGTCCGTGTTGTATTTGTGACATTTGTAGCTCACCGTTACCGAAGTGAAATCAGTGCCCAGTGTGGCGCCGAGCACTCAATAACAGGAGCGTGCTGATGACCGCAACGACTGAAGTGACGTACCGCAGACGACCGGTGGCTGCCCGGCAGGGCCGGCCGAAGACCGGAAGGACACAGGTCGGCTCCGTGGATGTCATCGCGACATCCGCCGCGGTGCTGCGACCCGTCGTGGTGGCGGGGGCAATCGTCGCCGCCGCCCTCATGTGGGGACCGCGCGCCCATGCGGACGTCGTCCACGACGCGCTCAACGATGTCGGCATCGGCAACAACGGGCCTGTCAGCAACGCTATCGCCCAGGTGGGTACCTCGATCTGCCCGCTACTGGTGCAGCCGGGCAGCCAGATGGCCAGCACGGCAACCCAGATGAGCGGCAACGGCGGCATCGCGCCGCCGCTCGCGGGGTTCGCCACGCAGGTCGCGATCCAGACTCAGTGCCCCGCTTTCATGACGGCGCTCGCCAATGGAAACATCCCGGCGTTGATGAATGGCGGTCTGCCGGTGACACCGCCGGGGCTGCCGTCCGTCGGGCTGCCGAACCTTTCGGGCGTCACCGGCGCGGTGCCGGGCACGCTGGGCGCGGCTACCACTCCCGTTTCGAGCGTGGTGGGCGCAGCGACAGCGCCGCTGCCCGGAGCCTTGGGCGCGGCCACGGCTCCGCTACCTGGGACGCTGGGGGCCGTGACGGCACCCCTGCCCGGCACGCTGGGCGCCGCGACGGCGCCGGTTCCCGGGGCACTCGGTGCGGCGACCGCACCGGGTCTGCTCGCCCCAGCGGCGCAGGCGCCGTTGCAGCTGGCTTCGTCTCCGGTCGTGCCGGCAATTCCTGGTTACTGAGGTCTGGCTCCGCCCACTGAACGTGGGCGGGAATGCATTGAGGGCTGTGGCTTTCCGAAGCCACAGCCCTCAATGTTGTTGCGCTACTTATCAGCCCTCGTGGCTGCCGCCGCTGCCGCTGCTGCTGCTCGATGCGTGCGAGCTGCTGCCGCCCTCGGGGGCGCGGTGCTTGCCGCCGGTCGAGGAGGCGGAAACGCTGGGCGCGGTGCCCTCGGGGGCGCTGTGCTTGCCGCCCTGCGAATCGGTCTTCGTGGACTTGACCGAGTCGGTCTTCGTGCTGCTGTCGGTGCCCGACTTGGTGTCGGACTTGGTGCCGGACTTGTCCGTGCCGGTGGTCTTGCTGTCGGTGCCGGTGGACTTGTCGGTGGACTTGGTGTCGGTGCCGGTGGTCTTGTCGGTGGACTTGGTGTCGGTGCCGGTGCTCGTGCCGTCGGTGCCGGTGGACTTGTCGGTGGACTTGCCGGTGGACTTGGTGTCGGTGCCGGTGGTCTTGTCCGGCGTGCTCGATGCCGGCGACGTCGTATCCGTCGTCGTACCTGCGCCACTCGGGGTGCCCGGGGTGCTCGTCTCGGCAGCGGCAACCGGCTTCGCCGTCAGCGACTGGGTCTGGACGGAAGGCGTAGCCGGCGTGGTGGGCGCCGTCGCCGACAGGGCCTTCGGAGCTGCTGTCACGGCGGCCAACGGGGTCACGGCGGCCAACGGGGTGGCGGCGGCCGGGACTGCGGCGAGCGAGCCCAAGGCCTTGACGATCGTCGTGACGATGGCCGCCGGTGCCGCGATCAGCTGCTGGATTGCAGTCGTGACAATGGTGACGATCGCCTGCGGTACGGCGGTGAGGGACGTGGCGCCCGTCCAGATGCCCTTGATGATCGTGTTGAGGCCGTTGATGAGCGTCGCGGGTCCGGCGGCGGCGGCGCTCCACAGGGCCGCGACGGGGGCGAGCGCCCCGGTTATCGCGGTGTTGGCCGCAGTGATCAAGGCAGCGGGCAGCGCAGCGGCCTGGGTCCACAAGGCGGCGATCGGTGCGAGCGCCCCGGTGATGGCGGCGTTGGCGGGTGCGATCACGCTGTTGACAAGCGCGGCGGCCTGTGTGTACAGGGCGTAGAACTCTTGGAACGGCAGCGTCAGCAGGTCGAGCGGGCTGGCCGTCAGGTAGTACTTCTCGGCGTACTTCGAGATGGCGGTTGCCGTGTGGGCCGCAGCCGGGTGGGCTGTCGGTGCCACGTAAGGAGTGACGGCGCCGGACGCCGTTGCGACGACCACCGCAGACATTCCGGCTACGAGCGACGACTGAAGAACTGGCAAAACTCTTGGGCGAGCGACAGTTTGCATGATGGTCCCCGGTGTTCGTGGTACAGATCGGACTTTGGCGGTCTGAAGGTAGCCGATACCGGTACTCCCCTCTAGCTGGGCAAAATTCCGGTCCGGCAGTCTGACCTGCTCATATGTGCATAATTTGCTTGGTGAGGTAAATAAATCAAGCTGAAGTTTTCCAAGAATTCACCATCCAGTCGGCGGCCGAGGGCACTTGCCCGGCTGCCGGCGCTCACTGAGGTCGGGTGTTGAAGTACCTACAATTTGCCAAAAATGCGGTGTGTGCGCTCGCCGAACCGGTCGTGGTGTGATCTGGTAGTGACGATGCCCGTCTTCACCATCCGTGCTGCGGGGCTGGCGGCTGCCACCCTGGCGGGTGCGGCGCTGGCGCTGACGGGGCTTCCGGCGGCGTCGGCCGATCCCGCCACCGACAGCCAGGGCTTCGTCGACTCGACAGCGCGGTGTCCGACCGGCGACACGGCAGTGGCGTTCGGCAGTACCGCCTCCTCGCGGGTCGCCATCTGCAAGAGCGCCGGCGGTCAGCTGCAGTACCGCGGGGTCCGTATCAGTGACGGCGCGAAGCTGATCGTCGCCGCCACGGCCGACGGCCAAGGTGGCTACAGCGCAACGAGCGACGGCATCACCTACGTCGTGAACGCCAAATCGCTCGATATCAGTGCGGGCTCGCAGCCCGTCAGATCCGAGCCCATGACCTTCTTTCGCGGCGGCGGCCCGTTGACCGGAACAGCGGCTGCCACACCTGCGCCGGCTGCCGCACCGGCCGGCACGCCACCCACGCCCGTGACCGGTGCCGCCACGCCCGCGCCGACGACACCGCTACCGCCGCCGTTGCCCGCGGAGGTCGGTGGCTCCCGCTCGAGCGGGCACTGAACCCGCCCGCTCCGGCTTATTCGCCGCGGGGTCCTTCGAGGATCTCGTAACGGGGGTCGGCCATATAGATGGGCCGATTTCCGCTCTGTTTCGGCTTGCCGGCGACGCGGATCAACTGGCCCGGCGTGATGTCGCGGCCGTGCCCCGCGCCGAACACCACTTTCAGCGTTCCGCTGTCGTCGCCGACCAGGACCGCGAGACTGGGCGTCCCGTTGTCGTTGACCTCGTCGACCTCGCAGACCCGGCCTTCGACGACGGAGCGGTGACCGGCGATGAGGCCGTCGACGGGAACCGTTGCCTGCGTTGGTGACGGATGCTCGTACTCCTCGATCCGCTCTTCGTCGCCCTTGGTGATGCGGCTGCGCATCCGCTCGGCGCTGCGCGTGATGCGCTCTTCGAACATGTCGGGGAAAGCACCCCGAATCCGTGACTGGACGTCGTACGGGACGATGGTCGCTGCGGCGTCGGGTATCCGGCTGACGGCCCGGGAGATCTTGTCGGCGGTGC includes these proteins:
- a CDS encoding LCP family protein, giving the protein MRFLVALVSTFALALTGVGWWIAHGVISGFTISHALGIDLPGTGNVNGSMNILLIGLDSRRDQDGNELPQELLDQLHAGDSDSGGYNTNTLILVHVTPDNHVVAFSIPRDDYVPVDDISGYSHIKIKEAYGLKKAEFAQKLNDEGITDQHELESQGREAGRSATIAAVRDLTGVKVNYFAEVSLSGFYDLTSALGGVDVCLNNAVQDDEYSGADFPAGKQTLNPSQALAFVRQRHNLDNGDLDRTHRQQAFLASVMHKLQSGGVFGDIGKFSNLMSVARKDIVLSSGWTNDVFRRLGSISGSNIEFQTLPVLRYDNVNGQSVNIVDSAAIRSTVSAAFSDDKAASTTPAAPTSTVDVINGGDMTGLAAMVAAALSAHGFSTGDVRSAQAGEPTATQIDYGPGAEADAKQLASQLAITAAPRSSDQEAPGRIRVILGNDYDPPSAISDVSATNAAVTKSSDEAAPDQGKPLSGDGVPCVN
- a CDS encoding DUF732 domain-containing protein, producing MTATTEVTYRRRPVAARQGRPKTGRTQVGSVDVIATSAAVLRPVVVAGAIVAAALMWGPRAHADVVHDALNDVGIGNNGPVSNAIAQVGTSICPLLVQPGSQMASTATQMSGNGGIAPPLAGFATQVAIQTQCPAFMTALANGNIPALMNGGLPVTPPGLPSVGLPNLSGVTGAVPGTLGAATTPVSSVVGAATAPLPGALGAATAPLPGTLGAVTAPLPGTLGAATAPVPGALGAATAPGLLAPAAQAPLQLASSPVVPAIPGY